From Parasteatoda tepidariorum isolate YZ-2023 chromosome 1, CAS_Ptep_4.0, whole genome shotgun sequence, one genomic window encodes:
- the LOC107447011 gene encoding putative serine protease 46 gives MYILRITLSLTILISVKGKAHHIKHHHGSHHRHYNECPCGESEILEGRVINGEVVEDYRSYPWIVGILFTNSVKKLPWGGCTGALISPTFVLTAAHCFSPQTKSAMCGVLPFLCKTIIPTVQIGLLGENKYQPAKIVPVKRIINHPEFELSTFNNDIALLELQHSIPCTPYSKPICVNPPKNSITLGKKLHIAGFGEVSRHCKSHGSTS, from the exons atgtatattttacgTATTACCTTATCATTAActatattaataagt gtaaAAGGAAAAGCGCACCACATAAAACATCACCATGGTAGTCATCATAGACATTACAATGAATGTc CTTGTGGTGAATCTGAGATCCTTGAAGGGCGTGTTATTAATGGAGAAGTAGTTGAAGATTACAGAAGCTATCCTTGGATT GTCGGTATATTATTTACGAACTCAGTAAAGAAGCTACCATGGGGTGGTTGCACAGGAGCTTTAATTTCTCCAACATTTGTCTTAACCGCAGCGCATTGTTTCTCTCCTCAAACAAA ATCTGCAATGTGCGGGGTGCTACCCTTCCTGTGCAAAACAATAATACCAACAGTACAAATTGGATTGTTAGGTGAAAACAAATATCAACCTGCTAAAATAGTACCAGTGAAACGGATTATAAATCATCCTGAGTTTGAATTGTCAACATTTAACAATGATATAGCACTTTTGGAACTACAACATTCCATCCCTTGCACACCATACAGCAAACCAATTTGTGTCAATCCACCTAAAAATAGTATTACATTGGGCAAGAAACTACATATTGCTGGTTTTGGCGAAGTATCAAGGCATTGCAA ATCCCACGGAAGTACTTCGTGA